The genomic DNA TTTTTCTCGTAAAACATATTCTTTAGCTTCTTTTTCTATTTTTTCTAAAGAATTTATATCTGCTATATTATCTAGTTTTAGACTTCCTTCTGTTTTAAACTTAAGGTTTAAAATCCAATCTCTAAATTTTTTTATTCCATCGTTTTTCATTTCCCATTCCAAACGTTCTTTCGATTTATATCTTTCATGAGATGAAGATGTAGAATGTCCTTGTGGTTGAGTTAAATTTGTAACATGTATAACTACAGGAACATGTTCCCCACGAGCAACTTTATCTGCTTTAAAATACGTTTTTATAAGATCCATATAACTAGATCCATTAACACGAAATATTTCTATTCCATTTTCTTTTTTGGTTCTCTGAAATCCTAATAAAAGATCACTTAAATTCTTTTTCGAAAATTGATACTTATTAGAAACAGAGATCCCATATTCATCATCCCAAATAGACAAAATAATAGGTATTTGTAAAACAGAAGCGGCATTTACAGTTTCCCAAAATAATCCTTCAGAAATACTGGCGTTCCCAATAGTTCCAAAAGCTACTTCATTTCCCTTATGAGAAAATATTTTATGTGTTTTTTCTAAATTCTTAAAATTTTTGTAAATTTTTGAAGCTTGAGCTAGACCTAATAATCTAGGCATTTGAGATGCTGTAGAAGAAATATCTGAACTAGAATTTTTCTGAAAAATAAGATTCTTCCAACTACCATCATGATTTAAAAAACGTGTACCAAAATGAGAAGTCATCATTCTACCAGAAGAAGAAGGATCTGCTGATAAATCAGAATGAGCATATAATTGGGAAAAGAAACTTCTAACACTTAAAACTCCAATAGCCATCATAAAAGTTTGATCTCTATAATATCCAGATCTGAAATCTCCATTTTTAAAAATCTTAGACATAACTATTTGAGGAATTTCTTTTCCATCTCCGAATATTCCAAATTTAGCTTTTCCATTCAATACTTCTTTTCTCCCCAAAATACTAGCTTCACGACTAATTCTTGCTAGTTTATAGTCATTTAAAATTATTTTTTGAAAATAAAAAGAACTATTATACTTATTATTAATAATAAGATTATTAAGATCTAATATTTCATCACTTTGATTCATAATCTTTTTGATATTATTCATTTCATGAATAAAAATACGGTCATTTTCACTCATGAAATTTATGAACAACTTACAATAAGTAAGTTTATATTTGATAAATTGCTTAAAAAAAAAGAAAATGAAATATGATCTGTAATAAAATGATTGGAAAAATAACATTAGCAGTTATAAAACCTGATGCAGTTCAAAAAGGATATATAGGACCTATTATCTCTCATATAATTGATGCCGAATTTCATATAAAAGCTATAAAAACTACAGATTTATCCAAGAGTTCTGCTAAAATATTTTATGAAAAACATAGAGAAAATTCATATTTTCATTCTTTAATAGAATTTATGTCATCTGGACCAATAGTAACCATTCTTTTAGAAAAAGAAAATGCAGTGGAAGATTTTAGAAAATTAATTGGATACAGAGATCCAATTCACGCACAAAATGGAACGATACGTAAATTGTATGCAAGTTCTTTAGAGAAGAACGCAATTCATGGATCAGATAGTAATCAGAATGCTTTTAAAGAATGTAATTTTTACTTTTCAAATCAAGAAATTTTATAATTTTTAAATAAAAAATGAAAAAAAGTTTTTTAATATCTATTTATGCTATACTAATCTTTATTACTCTTATCATTTTTTGGATAATAGGAACATATAATAAACTAGTTAAATTAAATGAAAATGTAAAAACACAATGGAGTAAAGTAGAAAATGTTTATCAAAGAAGAATAGACTTAATTCCAAACCTAATACAAACGGTAAAAGGTTCTGCTGATTTTGAAAAAAAGACATTAACTCAAATAGTAGAAGCCAGAAGCAAAGCTACATCAATAAATATAAATCCAAATAACCTAAATCAAAATCAAATAAATAAATTTCAGAAAGCACAAGAAAGTTTATCTAATTCTATGAATAAACTATTATTAGTTATAGAAAATTATCCTTCTTTAAAATCAACACAAAATTTTTATGAATTTCAAAATCAATTAGAAGGAACTGAAAACCGTATTAATGTAGAAAGAAATCGTTTTAATGATGAAGTCAACCTTTTTAATATTGATAGAAATAAATTTCCAAAAATTATCATAGCAAATTTTTTTACTCAATTCAAAGAAAAAGGATATTTCAAATCTCAAAAAGAATCAGAAAAAACACCAATTGTGAATTTTACCGATTAGAAAAATTATAGAATGATCATCAAAGAATTTTTACCTAAGATGAAGAATATTATAGTGACAATTCAGTTTTTATTTTTATTTAGTTTAATATTTTTTACAAATTCAGTAAAAGGACAATTTAATATACCAAATAAACCAAAAAAAATATATCCCGTTAATGATTATGTAGGAATATTATCCGAAACGCAAATCAATCAATTGAATAAAAAGCTTATTCAATATCATAAAAAAACATCTACAGAAATTATAATTTCTATTATTCAAGATTTACGTGGAGAAGATCCAAATTATTTAGCTTCTAAATGGGGTAATAAATGGGGAATTGGAAAAACATATAAAAATAATGGAATAATTGTATTATTATCTATAAATGACAAAAAGATATCCATCCAAAATGGATATGGAATAGAACCATATGTTACTGATTTTTCAACCAAAAGAATTATACAAAAAATAACACCTTTATTAAAAAATAATCTTTATTACAAAGCAATAGATTTAAGTATAAAAGAAGTATTTAAAATCATGAAAAATGAATATGAAAATAAAAAAGTAAAAAATAATTTTCACAAAAAAAATTGGATATTTTATTTTTCTTTTATTCTACTTCTTTTATTTTTTTTTTATCAAAAACAAGGAATAGAACCTTCATTATTTAATCCTTTATTTCTTTCAAATATGTTCTTTTGGAATAAAAATTTTGATAATCAGGAAGAAAATGATTTTGATGAATTTGGAGAAGGTGGTGGAAATTTTGGAGGAGGTGGATCTAGTGGAGGCTGGTAATAATTTAATTAATAAATTTCTTTTTATTCAATAAAATATCCTCGAAATAAGATATTTTTTTCAAAGTATCATTTTCTTTTTTTTTCTCTTTTAACAAAATGGACTTTGGTACGGATTTTAAATATTGGTCATTACGTAAATTTTTACGTATAAAAGACAATAAATTATGAAGATACTTTATTTTTTTCTCTATATTAGAAATATTTATTTCTACAGAAGAAATTTTTTGATCTAAAAATAAAAAATATCTATCTGTCCCTAAGAAAAAGTAAAATAACTGTTTTTTTTCTTTCGGCTCTTTTGAAAGAAAATGAATTTTAGATATATTTTCCAATTTTAATATCACAGGATAAAATTCTTTTTCTTCTTCTTTCATGGAAAAGAAAATTAAACTTTCTTTATAAGGAATATGTATTTTATTTCGTATAAAACGTATTTTAGATATAATTTGAATAACTCTTTCAAAAGAAATTAATATATTTTTATCATAAGATTTTTGTTTAGGCCAAGAAGATATAATTAAAGCTTCTCCATTTTTTCTCTTCCTAAGAAGTGTCCAAATTTTTTCTGAAATGAAAGGAATATAAGGATGTAATAACTTTAATAAGTTTTCGAACCATTTAATGGTTTTTAAATACACATTTTCTGATATCTCCTTTTTACCATGAGGTGGTTTAACTATTTCGAGAAAAATTGAACAAAAATCATTCCAAACTAATTTATATATTATCATCAATGATTCATCCAATTTATATTTACGTATATTGTTTTCAAAAGTTTCTAAAACAGAGTAAAAACGATTTTCAAACCATAAAATTGCTTTCCCAGACGCTTCAGGAATAGCCTTTTTTTCTTCTATTTTCCAACTTTTTATTAAACGGAAAGCATTCCATATTTTATTTAAAAAATTTCTTCCTTGTAAACATATCTTTTCATCAAAATGAAAATCTTTTCCAGCACTAGAGAACATCATGATGCCCATTCGAACAGAATCTGCCCCATATTTATCAATTAATTCTACAAAATTTTGAGAATTTTCTAATGACTTAGATATTTTTTTATTTTCATCATCTCTTAAAATTCCAGTAAAATAAACATTTTTAAATGGTTTGTTTTTACGAAAAAAATATCCAGCCATAATCATACGTGCAACCCAAAAAAATAAAATATCCGAACCGGTTACCAGATTTTCAGTAGGATAATAATAAGATATTTCTTTACTGTTTGGTTTATAAAATCCATCAAATACAGATATAGGTAAAATCCAAGAAGAAAACCAGGTATCTAAAACATCTGAATCTTGTCTAATTTTATCTAAAGTTAAATTTTCATTTTTACTTTTATTTTTTGCTTGTTCTAAGGCTTCTTCTATATTAGAAGCTACGACGAAATCATTTATATGATTACCATAATAATAAACAGGAAGACGATGTCCCCACCATAATTGTCTAGATATATTCCAATCACGAATTTTATTCATCCATTGATAATATACTTTTTTAAAAGTATTTGGATAAAAGTTTATTTCTCCATTCTTAACTGCATTTATTGCATAGAAAGACATTTTTTTTGTTTTTAAAAACCATTGTAAAGACATTTTTTTTTCTACAACAGATTTCGTTCTTTCTGAAAAACCAATTTTATGTTGAATATTTTCTACTTTTTCTATATATCCCAATGAAGATAATTCTTTTATTACTTTTTTTCTCACTTTAAAGCGATCCATCCCTTGATAATGAAGTCCTTTATCATTCAGAGTAGCATCATCATTAAAAATGTTTATTATTTTTAAGTTGTATTTTTCAGATAGTATTTTATCATCCTCATTGTGAGCTGGAGTTATTTTTAAACATCCCGATCCAAAAGAAGGATCTACATAAGAATCTTGAATAATGGGAATAATCCTATTTACTATAGGAATAACAGCCTCTTTATTTTTGAAATGAAAAAAACGAAAATCATTTGGATGAAAACAAATAGCAGAATCCCCAAATACAGTTTCTGGACGAGTAGTTGCTATAGTAATACTATATTTTTCTCCTACTATTGGGTATTTAATATAAAATAGTTTGTCCTTCTTTTCTTCATAAAAAACTTCTTCATCAGATATTGTTGTTTTTGCTACTGTATCCCAATTAACTATACGATAACCTCTATATATATATCCCATTTTATATAAATCTATAAAAATTTTTTTTACAGATTTAGATAGTTTTTCATCCATTGTAAATTGAATACGATTCCAATCACAAGAACAACCTAATTTTTTTAATTGTTGAAAAATAATATTCTGATGTTTATCAGACCATTCATATACGTATGATAAAAATTTATTCCTTCCTATAAGAGTTTTGGATATTCCTCTTTGTTTTAATTGGTGAACAATTTTAGCTTCTGTAGCAATAGAAGCATGATCTGTTCCAGGAATCCAACAAGCATTATATCCCTTCATTCTTGCGTACCTAATTAAGACATCCTGTATAGTATTATTTAACAGATGTCCTATATGTAAAATTCCAGTTATGTTAGGAGGAGGCATTAATATCGTATAAGATTTCTTTTTTTCCTCTGGAAAAGAAAAAAAATAACCACCCTTCATCCAATAATGATAAATTTTTTCTTCTACAAATTTTGGATCATATTTAATTGGAATAATATCCATACTTATTTAATAATATATAAAAAATTGAAATATAAATGAAATTTATACTTATTTCAGCAGTATCTACCAATGGTTATATAGGAAAAAATAATAAATTGATGTGGTATTTACCTAACGATTTAAAACATTTTAAGAAAATAACATATGGAGAAACAGTTCTTATGGGAAGAAAGACTTTTGAATCTATTGGAAAGATACTCCCTGGAAGAAGGAATATTATATTAACAAAAAAAAAAAAAATTATTTATTTAGAATTAAATAAAAAGAGTAAAAATACTAAAATTTTATCTTCTTTAAAAGAAGTTTTTAGTTTGAAAAACTATGAAAAAATATTTGTTATAGGAGGTCAAAAAATTTATGAATCTATGATAGATAAAGCAGAAAAAATAGAATTGACTCTGGTTCATAAAAAATTTTATGGGGATAAAAAATTTCCAAAAATAGATCCAAAAAATTGGGAAAAAAAACATGAAATCCTATTCAAAAAGGATAAAAACCATTCATATGATTACAGTTTTATTCGATATGAAAGAAAAAAAACAAGAATAAAATGAATTATTCTCTTCTATCTAATTCTTTTTTTATTTTTGCGGCAAGTTCATAGCATTCATTCACTACTGCATGATTTAATAAAATATTAAGATCTTTTTCTGTCATATTTTCTAAATCTTGTTCACTTTTTTCTTTTTTTAATAAAATGGTATTATTATCCATTTCTTCTTCTAAGACGTACGTATTATTTTCTTTTTTATCTTTCATTTTTTTATCAAAGGAAATTCCATTTTCAAAATAAATACCAGCTTTATCAAAAATATCTTTTGTCGTATAAATAGGAGCTTTAAATCTGACAGCTAATGCAACTGCATCGGATGTTTTAGAATCTATTTTATGTTCTTTTTTATCTTCATCAGAATTATTTGTTTCGAATAAAATATAAGAAAAAAATATACCATTTACTAATTTGTATATTACCACAGCCTTTAAATTAATATGAAAAAGTCTTGCAAAGGTCAGAAATATATCATGCGTGAAAGATCGAGTTGTATCTCTTCTTCCTCCTAAAGCATAAGCTATAGATTGAGCTTGTAAACTTTCAATTATAATAGGAAGTTTGATTCTTCCAGATTCTTCCTCTAACAATAGAACATATATTCCAGATTGAATTTGACTTAAGGATATTCCACGTATAGCTAATCTGATTAGTTTTTCCATAAATATATTATGATATCTTATGCCACTTTTCAAATATACTAAAAATTTGAAAGTTAATTTTATGAATTATTCATTATTAAAAAAATAATAGATAACTCTATCCATAGATGTTAGAATAATTTTTTTCTTCAGAAAAAAATTAAGATTAGGATAGTTTAGAATAATATAATATGAAGATAGGAAAAGACTCAAAATACTTATATATAAAAATAAAAATTATTAGCAACATATTTATATCTTTGACATCTGTTATTATATAATTGAATCATCATAATCGTATTTCTATTCTATTTATCAAACATTGTATAAAACAATAATGAAAGAAAAAACTTTTCGTGAAGTAATAGCGGAAGCTATGAGTGAAGAAATGAGAAAAGATAAAACAATATATCTTATGGGAGAAGAAGTTTCTCAATATAATGGAGCATATAAAGCTTCTAAGGGGATGCTAAAAGAATTTGGATCAAAAAGAGTCATTGACACTCCTATATCTGAATTAGGTTTTTCTGGTATTGGTGTAGGTTCGGCTATGAATGGATGTAGACCTATTATTGAGTTTATGACTTTTAATTTTTCTTTGGTTGCTATGGATCAAATTATAAATAATGCAGCAAAAATACGTTATATGAGTGGAGGACAATGGACCATTCCTATTGTTTTCAGAGGGCCTACAGGATCTGCAGGACAATTAGGAGCTACACATTCTCAATCTTTTGAAAGTTGGTTCGCTAGTTGTCCAGGACTAAAAGTAATAATTCCATCTAATCCTTATGACGCTAAAGGTTTATTAAAATCAGCTATACGAGATGAAAATCCAGTTATTTTTATGGAATCTGAGCAAATGTATGGAGATAAAATGATGATACCAGAAAAAGAATATATCCTTCCAATTGGAAAGGCTGATGTAAAAAAAAAGGGAACTGATATTAGTTTAGTCTCTTTTGGAAAAATTATGAAATTAGCTTTAAGAACAGCAAATATTTTGGAAAAGGAAAATATTAGCGTAGAAGTAATAGATCTTAGGACTTTACGCCCATTAGATTACGAATCTATCCTATTATCTGTCAGAAAAACAAATCGTTTAGTAATTTTAGAAGAATCCTGGCCTTATTCTTCAATCTCTTCCGAGATTTCATACATAATTCAAAAAAAAGCTTTTGATTATCTTGATGCCCCTATTAACAGAATTACTTTACTTGATACACCTGCACCTTATGCATATAATTTGATTAAAACTTGGTTCCCTAGTGAAAAAAAAATTATACAATCTATCAAAAATACTCTTTATATCATCTAGTAGATAGCTTTAACTATCTCATAAATGTTTTCTGGTTTATCCATAGTGTAATAATGAATAACTTCTACCCCAGAATCTCTTAATTCTTTAGATTGTTGTATAGCCCATTCAATTCCAATTTTAAACACTATTTTTTTATTTTTTGCTTGTTCTACTTCTTTTACTAATTCGTTAGGAATATTCAAATAAAAACGAGAAGGAAGACTATTCAATTGTTTTTTAGAAGAAATAGGTTTTATTCCTGGAATGATAGGAATAGATATTCCTTCTGATCTACATTTTTTCACGAAAGAAAAATATTTTTTATTGTCAAAAAACATTTGAGTTACAATATAATTTGCCCCTGCATCTACTTTTTTCTTTAAAAAAAATAAATCGCTTTCCATATTTGGCGCTTCAAAATGTTTTTCTGGATATCCAGCTATTCCAATACAAAAATCAAAAAAATCAGAGTTTTTTTTTTCTAAAATTTTATCTATATATTTTCCTTTATTCAAGTTTTGAACTTGTTCAACCAATTCTACAGCATATTTGTGACCGTTTTTTTTCGAAAAAAAACTTTTTTCTGATTGTATAGGATCTCCTCTTAAAATTAAAACATTATCGATTCCTAAAAAATTTAAATCTATTAAAGCATTTTCTGTCATCTGTCTATTAAAACCACCACAAATAAGATGTGGAACTGCATCTATTCCATATTTATTCATAATAGCGGCACAAATACCCACGGTTCCTGGACGTTTAAAAATAGTTCTTCTCTGCAAAAGTCCATTATCTTTTTCTACATAAATAAATTCCTCACGATGGTATGTCACATCAATAAAAGGAGGTTTAAATTCCATTAATGGATCCAAAGTATAAAAAATATCCTTTATATCATGTCCTCTTAAAGGAGGTAAAATTTCAAAAGAAAACAAACTTTTTTTTGCTAGATTTATATGATCAGTTACTTTCATAATAATAAGAAAATCAACAAATTTTTGTTATTTAATATGATGAAACCCTGTATAAGGAATCAAAACTTTAGGTATATTAATTTGATCAATTGTTTGATTGTTTTCTAATAAAGCGGCCATTATACGTGGTATAGCTAAAGAACTCCCATTGAGAGTATGACACAATTCCACTTTACCTTCTTTATTTTTGTATCTTAGATTTAGTCTTTTGGATTGATAATTAGTACAGTTAGAGACGGAACTTACTTCAAGCCATTTTTTTTGTGCCATAGAATAAACTTCAAAATCATAGGTAATAGAAGAAGAAAAACCTAAATTTTTTCCTATTAAACGGATAATACGAAAAGGTAACTTTAAAGAAAGTAAAATATTTTTAACATGTAAAATCATTTCATCTAAATAATAATAAGAAGTTTCAGGTGTTGTAATTTGAATAATTTCTACTTTTTCAAATTGATGTAACCTGTTTAATCCTCTTACTTTAGATCCATAAGAACCAGCTTCTCTTCTAAAACAAGAAGTATAAGTAGTTGACTTTATAGGTAAATCATTATAATTAAGTAAGTTATCTCTATAACAATTCATAAGAGGAATTTCTCCCGTTGGGATGAGATAAAGATGATCTTTTTCTATAAAATACATCTGTCCTTCCTTATCCGGAATTTGTCCTGTTGAATATCCAGATTTTTCCTGAATAAGATAAGGTAGAGAATATTCTTTATATGAAGCTTGTATATTTTTATCTAAAAAATATTGTATTAAACTTCTTTGTAGTTTAGCCCCTTTTCCAATATATACAGCAAAACCAGATCCACATATTTTTGTTCCCAAAAATAAATCAAATAGATGAAATTTTTTAGACAATTCCCAATGAAATAAAGGCTTGTTCATTTTTAGATGAAAAAGATCTCCTTCTTGAAAAAGAATATCTTCTTCTTTAAAATCTTTTTTTACTAATTTATTAGGTATATTAGGTATTTTGTTTAATTTATCTTCTAAAGAATCAATGATATTTTTTAATTGAAAATAAAGATTCTTTTTTTTTTCTTTTAAAAAAAGAGAATTCATTTTTAATGAATGAATTTTATCTACTTCCTCGTTCTTTTTTCTTTTTAAAAGAATTCCTATTTCTTTTGAAATTTTATTTTCTATTTTTAAGATTTTATTAAAATTATATTGAACTTTTTTCTTTTTTTTATCCAAATTTAAAATATCATCAATTAAATTTTTTTTTGGAAAATTTCTTTTTTCTAATCCTAATAAAATTTCTTCCTTATTTTTACGTATAAAAGAGATTTGAAGCATAATAATATGAAAATCCTATTTCAAACTGCTTTAATATACAAATAATATATTTTTTATATTTGCATGATGTGTAAATATTTTTTTCAAAAAAAATTTGATCAATATTTTTTAAAAGATAAAAATATAGCTAAAAAAATAGTCAAATGTCTTTCTTTTAAAAATTATGACACAGTAGTTGAAATAGGACCAGGTTTAGGAATATTAACTCGTTACTTATTAACACCTTATCACAAAGTTTTATTAATAGAAATAGACAAAGCTTTAATTTTTTTTTTAAAAAAATTTTTAGAGATTCCTAGAGATCAAATTATACATGGAGATTTTTTAAAATGGAACCCAGAGGAAATAAATCTTCAAAATTTCGCAGTGATTGGAAATTTTCCCTATAATATTTCTTCCAAAATTTTATTCCATATATTGAAATATTACAAATATATACCTGAATGTATAGGAATGTTTCAAAAAGAAGTAGCAAAACGTATAGTTTCTCCTAAAGGAAATAAAACTTATGGAATTCTATCTGTTTTAGTACAAACGTTCTATGATGTAAAGTATTTATTTACTGTAAACAAACATGTTTTTTATCCTATCCCAAACGTACAATCAGCTGTTATATATTTGAAAAGAAAAAAAATCAAAAAAAATTTGAATAAAAATCTTTTATTCCAATGTGTAAAAGTTGCTTTTAATCAAAGAAGAAAAATATTAAAAAATTCTTTACATAATTTTATTAAGAAAAATACAATTCCATATGAATATGAAATTCCATTTTTGAATAAAAGAGCAGAACAATTATCTGTAATAGATTTTATTCAATTAACAAAAGAAATAGAAAAAAGAAAATGACTAAATTATTAAATGGAGAAAAATTGGCTATCAGTATTAGAAAAGAAATTTCTAAAGAAATAAAAACATTGATATTAGATAAAAAAAAACGTCTTCCTCATCTTGGAATTATTTTGTTAGGAGATAACAGTTCTAGTATAACATATGTCAATAGCAAAATAAAAGAATGTAAAAATATAGGAATACAATCATCTTTAATACATTTACCAAATAATAGTCCTGAATATAATTTAATAAAAGAAATTGAAAAAATGAATAATGATCCATTAATAGATGGTTTTATTGTTCAATTACCTCTTAAAAAACATATAAACACGGATAAAATCATTATGTCTATCAATCCAAAGAAAGATGTAGATGGATTCCATCCGGAAAATTTTGGAAAAATTTCTTTAAATATGAAAGCTTTTTTTCCTGCTACAGCATTAGGAATACTATCTATTCTGGATAGATATAAAATAAAAATATCCGGTAAACATACTGTAGTAATAGGGAGAAGTCGTATTGTTGGAAGGCCTATTAGCATCTTATTAAGCAGAAAAAACAATAGAATAGGAAACAGTACCGTTACTATCACTCATAGTTATACTCCAAACATAGATTTTCATACAAAAAAAGCTGATATTGTTATAACAGCTGTAGGTATTCCTGGTTTTTTGAAAGGAAAAATGATTAAAAATGGGGCTGTAGTTATAGATGTAGGATTAACAAAAATAGAAAAAAATGGAAAAAAATCCTTATTAAAAGGAGATGTTGATTTTAATACTGTTTATGGAAAAGCTTCATATTTAACTCCAGTTCCAGGAGGAGTAGGACCTATGACAAAAATTATGCTTATAAAAAATACTTTGATAGCAGCTTTGAATAATAGATAAATGAAGTCTACTACTAGAATTATTTTTCCTATTAAAGAAATTTTCCATTCTATACAAGGAGAAGGTTTTTATTCTGGAATATCTGCATATTTCATTCGTTTAGAAGGATGTAACATTCAATGTGATTGGTGTGATACAAAAAATAGTTGGAAAATAAAAAAAAAGGATTTTTTAACAGTTACTCAAATCGTAAATCAAATAGAGGATAAAGTAAAAACTGTTGTTATTACGGGGGGTGAACCTACTATGTGGAATTTATCCCTATTAACAAAAATTTTGAAAAAAAAAGGACATTCTATTCATATTGAAACGTCTG from Blattabacterium cuenoti includes the following:
- the rsmA gene encoding 16S rRNA (adenine(1518)-N(6)/adenine(1519)-N(6))-dimethyltransferase RsmA; its protein translation is MCKYFFQKKFDQYFLKDKNIAKKIVKCLSFKNYDTVVEIGPGLGILTRYLLTPYHKVLLIEIDKALIFFLKKFLEIPRDQIIHGDFLKWNPEEINLQNFAVIGNFPYNISSKILFHILKYYKYIPECIGMFQKEVAKRIVSPKGNKTYGILSVLVQTFYDVKYLFTVNKHVFYPIPNVQSAVIYLKRKKIKKNLNKNLLFQCVKVAFNQRRKILKNSLHNFIKKNTIPYEYEIPFLNKRAEQLSVIDFIQLTKEIEKRK
- a CDS encoding bifunctional 5,10-methylenetetrahydrofolate dehydrogenase/5,10-methenyltetrahydrofolate cyclohydrolase, producing the protein MTKLLNGEKLAISIRKEISKEIKTLILDKKKRLPHLGIILLGDNSSSITYVNSKIKECKNIGIQSSLIHLPNNSPEYNLIKEIEKMNNDPLIDGFIVQLPLKKHINTDKIIMSINPKKDVDGFHPENFGKISLNMKAFFPATALGILSILDRYKIKISGKHTVVIGRSRIVGRPISILLSRKNNRIGNSTVTITHSYTPNIDFHTKKADIVITAVGIPGFLKGKMIKNGAVVIDVGLTKIEKNGKKSLLKGDVDFNTVYGKASYLTPVPGGVGPMTKIMLIKNTLIAALNNR
- a CDS encoding 7-carboxy-7-deazaguanine synthase QueE gives rise to the protein MKSTTRIIFPIKEIFHSIQGEGFYSGISAYFIRLEGCNIQCDWCDTKNSWKIKKKDFLTVTQIVNQIEDKVKTVVITGGEPTMWNLSLLTKILKKKGHSIHIETSGSYPIYDKNIDWITLSPKRKKLPLKENYRKMNELKIVICNEHDFSFAEEQAIHAKKSNCVFILQPEWKENKKILPKIISYIKKNPKWKISLQIHKILNIP